One window of the Arthrobacter sp. zg-Y919 genome contains the following:
- a CDS encoding UBP-type zinc finger domain-containing protein: MDPLPGINQEVPPSGPGCVECDQLQGWWYHLRRCAECGHIGCCDSSPGQHATLHEQQTGHPVIRSFEPGEDWFWNYADSSVFAGPELAPPAHHPFGQSVPGPADRVPADWQQLLH; this comes from the coding sequence ATGGATCCCCTGCCCGGCATCAACCAGGAAGTACCACCCAGCGGTCCCGGCTGTGTGGAATGCGACCAGCTCCAGGGGTGGTGGTACCACCTGCGCCGGTGCGCCGAATGCGGGCACATCGGCTGCTGCGACAGCTCCCCCGGGCAACACGCGACCCTGCATGAGCAGCAAACCGGGCACCCCGTGATCCGGAGCTTCGAGCCCGGCGAGGACTGGTTCTGGAACTATGCGGATTCCTCGGTCTTCGCCGGACCGGAACTGGCCCCGCCCGCACACCATCCGTTCGGGCAGTCCGTTCCTGGACCCGCCGACCGGGTGCCCGCGGACTGGCAGCAGCTGCTCCACTGA
- a CDS encoding DUF6596 domain-containing protein, protein MDQAAVRGRVDALWHIEGARIVAALARVTGDVGLAEDAAQDAVADALVAWSRTGIPRNPGAWITAVAKRRAIDRWRRAGLLQDRYELLARGIQDEAAPEWDPLPDDVLRLLFTACHPVLSTEAQIALTLRVVGSLSAEEIARLFLVPVATVQQRIVRAKKTLAAARVPFEPPEPNEWTPRLRGVLHVIYLMFTEGYAATTGETWTRPALAAEALRIGRILTGLIPRVPEAHALVALMEFSASRFAARSGPDGGPVLLADQDRTRWDRAQIERGRASLASADRLAGGLGRARGSYALQAAIAECHATAARADDTDWPRIVVLYEALARISPSPVVELNRAVAVSMATGPEAGLAIVNGLEGTLSGSHLLPSVRAELLARLGRTDEARAEFTTAARLAKNLREREVLQRRAASL, encoded by the coding sequence GTGGATCAGGCAGCAGTCAGGGGTCGGGTCGATGCGCTCTGGCACATCGAAGGGGCCCGGATTGTTGCCGCCCTGGCCAGGGTGACCGGCGACGTCGGCCTGGCTGAAGACGCGGCTCAGGACGCCGTCGCCGACGCGCTGGTCGCCTGGAGCCGGACAGGCATTCCCCGCAACCCCGGCGCCTGGATCACTGCCGTGGCTAAACGGCGGGCCATTGACAGGTGGCGGCGGGCTGGGCTGCTGCAGGACCGCTACGAACTGCTGGCACGCGGGATTCAGGACGAGGCCGCCCCGGAGTGGGACCCACTGCCGGACGACGTGCTCCGGCTGCTCTTTACTGCCTGCCATCCGGTGCTTTCCACCGAGGCGCAGATTGCGCTGACGCTGCGGGTCGTAGGCTCACTCAGCGCCGAGGAGATCGCCCGGCTGTTCCTGGTGCCGGTGGCCACAGTGCAGCAGCGCATTGTCCGGGCCAAGAAAACCCTTGCCGCAGCCCGGGTTCCCTTTGAGCCGCCCGAACCCAATGAATGGACGCCGCGGCTGCGCGGCGTGCTGCACGTCATCTACCTGATGTTCACCGAGGGGTACGCGGCAACCACCGGAGAGACTTGGACCCGCCCGGCCCTTGCAGCCGAGGCACTGCGGATCGGGCGGATCCTCACCGGTCTTATTCCGCGGGTACCCGAAGCACATGCCCTGGTCGCCCTCATGGAGTTCTCTGCCTCGCGCTTCGCTGCCCGCTCGGGTCCTGACGGCGGGCCGGTCCTGCTGGCGGACCAGGACCGCACCCGCTGGGACCGGGCGCAGATAGAACGCGGCCGGGCATCACTGGCCAGCGCCGACCGTCTGGCGGGCGGACTGGGCCGAGCCCGGGGCAGCTACGCCCTGCAGGCGGCCATCGCCGAATGCCATGCCACCGCCGCCCGCGCGGACGACACCGACTGGCCGCGCATTGTGGTCCTCTACGAAGCGCTGGCACGCATTTCCCCCAGCCCGGTGGTCGAACTCAACCGTGCCGTAGCGGTATCGATGGCCACCGGCCCCGAGGCGGGCCTCGCCATCGTGAACGGTCTGGAGGGAACGCTGTCCGGGTCCCACCTGCTGCCCAGTGTGCGCGCCGAACTGCTCGCGCGCCTGGGCCGGACCGACGAAGCCCGTGCGGAATTCACCACGGCTGCACGCCTCGCCAAGAACCTCCGCGAACGCGAGGTGCTGCAACGCCGGGCGGCATCCCTCTAA
- a CDS encoding GNAT family protein — protein sequence MPTSPLLRPWTMADAPALRAAFAADPSLEYQFGARFDDVGQAEAYLVAHPAVSPQRRSFAVDVDGTAVGSIDVSAIDPRHQTAWVSYWVAPSARGRSLAARGVAAAAQWAFGDGGLFRLELGHRTNNPASCRTALQAGFRREGVERAKLQYGGRRFDVETHARLATDPVPAAAPLLFQSPGPSTS from the coding sequence ATGCCCACCTCTCCCCTGCTTCGGCCCTGGACAATGGCCGACGCTCCCGCCCTTCGGGCGGCCTTTGCCGCCGACCCATCGCTGGAGTACCAGTTCGGCGCCCGGTTCGACGACGTCGGCCAGGCCGAGGCGTATCTGGTGGCGCATCCTGCCGTGTCCCCGCAGCGGCGAAGCTTCGCGGTTGACGTGGACGGCACGGCAGTGGGCAGTATCGACGTCAGCGCCATTGACCCCCGGCACCAGACCGCCTGGGTGTCCTACTGGGTGGCGCCCTCCGCCCGTGGCCGTTCGCTTGCCGCGCGGGGTGTTGCGGCAGCAGCACAGTGGGCCTTCGGCGACGGCGGCCTTTTCCGCCTGGAGCTGGGACATCGGACCAATAACCCGGCGTCGTGCCGGACGGCGCTGCAGGCCGGGTTCAGGCGTGAGGGTGTTGAACGGGCGAAGCTGCAGTACGGCGGAAGGCGTTTTGACGTGGAGACCCATGCCCGGCTGGCCACCGACCCCGTTCCCGCCGCCGCTCCCCTGCTGTTTCAGTCCCCCGGGCCTTCAACGTCCTGA
- a CDS encoding SDR family oxidoreductase, with product MTRTYIVTGSASGIGAATAAILKERGNTVIGVDLRNADVEADLSKPEGRSAAVAKAIELAGGNVDAVIACAGISAPAPITVAVNFFGVTDFLTELAPTLAKSSAPRAAVVSSMASLQANSPELVDAMLAGNEEEALRIGQELADAGPQTGYLNYPSSKRALSRWVRRESISPAFAGAGIPLNAVAPGTVTSAMTRDLLSTPEGRAMVDANVPMPLNGHSEPEVIARLLVWLTSEENTHTTGQTIYTDGGADATLRGDDIWS from the coding sequence ATGACTAGAACCTATATTGTGACCGGATCAGCTTCAGGCATCGGAGCAGCCACCGCCGCCATCCTGAAGGAGCGCGGCAACACCGTCATCGGTGTCGACCTGCGCAACGCCGACGTCGAAGCGGACCTCAGCAAGCCCGAGGGCCGCTCCGCCGCCGTCGCCAAAGCTATTGAACTTGCCGGTGGCAACGTCGACGCCGTGATCGCCTGCGCCGGCATCTCCGCCCCCGCCCCGATCACCGTTGCCGTGAACTTCTTCGGCGTCACCGATTTCCTGACCGAACTGGCTCCGACCCTGGCGAAGAGCAGCGCACCCCGCGCCGCCGTCGTCAGTTCCATGGCCAGCCTGCAGGCCAACTCCCCCGAACTCGTCGACGCCATGCTCGCCGGCAACGAAGAGGAAGCCCTGCGGATCGGCCAGGAGCTCGCCGACGCCGGTCCCCAGACCGGCTACCTGAACTACCCCTCCAGCAAGCGTGCCCTGAGCCGCTGGGTCCGCCGCGAAAGCATCAGCCCCGCCTTTGCCGGCGCCGGCATCCCGCTGAACGCCGTGGCACCCGGCACCGTGACCTCCGCCATGACGCGCGACCTGCTGTCCACTCCTGAGGGACGGGCCATGGTGGATGCCAATGTGCCCATGCCGCTGAACGGCCACTCCGAACCGGAGGTCATCGCCCGTCTCCTGGTCTGGCTGACCTCCGAGGAGAACACCCACACCACGGGACAGACCATCTACACCGACGGCGGCGCCGACGCCACGCTGCGCGGGGACGACATCTGGTCCTGA
- a CDS encoding class I SAM-dependent methyltransferase, whose protein sequence is MTETQTSPDRELKARLRAVWALGNYTAVATEIIPGLGPVLVEACAITDRDEVLDVAAGTGNAAIPAAETGANVTASDLTPELLESGKRIARSRGAHLSWVMADAESLPFADGSFDAVISCVGVMFAPHHGQAASEMARVCRPGGRIGLINWTPEGFIGRMFATMKPYAPPPPPGAQPPPLWGNPEHVESLLAGKVQNFTAARRTLRVDRFETPADFLGFFKTNYGPTIAVYKSLGDSPDRAAALDAELLDLVSRFSSVAGTTAMDWEYLLLTARRA, encoded by the coding sequence ATGACGGAAACGCAAACCAGTCCCGACCGGGAACTGAAGGCGAGGCTCCGGGCGGTGTGGGCGCTTGGGAACTACACAGCCGTAGCCACCGAGATCATTCCCGGCCTGGGGCCGGTGCTGGTGGAGGCCTGCGCCATTACGGACCGGGATGAAGTCCTGGACGTCGCGGCAGGTACGGGCAACGCAGCAATTCCGGCTGCGGAGACCGGCGCCAACGTGACTGCCTCGGACCTGACACCGGAACTCCTGGAATCAGGGAAACGGATAGCGCGGTCCCGGGGAGCGCACCTGAGCTGGGTGATGGCCGACGCCGAATCGCTTCCGTTCGCGGACGGCTCCTTCGACGCGGTCATCTCCTGCGTAGGAGTGATGTTCGCCCCGCACCATGGGCAGGCGGCGTCGGAAATGGCGCGTGTGTGCCGGCCGGGCGGACGGATCGGGCTGATCAACTGGACCCCGGAAGGTTTCATCGGGCGCATGTTCGCTACCATGAAGCCGTACGCGCCGCCTCCGCCTCCCGGAGCGCAGCCACCGCCATTGTGGGGAAACCCCGAGCATGTGGAGTCGCTCCTGGCGGGCAAGGTGCAGAATTTCACAGCCGCACGCCGGACCCTGCGTGTTGACCGGTTCGAGACGCCGGCGGATTTCCTGGGCTTCTTCAAAACGAATTACGGTCCCACTATTGCGGTGTACAAATCGCTTGGGGACAGCCCGGACCGCGCTGCTGCACTGGATGCGGAGCTGCTGGACCTGGTGAGCCGTTTCAGTTCCGTCGCCGGCACTACGGCCATGGACTGGGAGTATCTGCTGCTCACCGCGCGTCGCGCTTAG
- a CDS encoding SARP family transcriptional regulator, translated as MAVIQVRLLGQPSIECPAGDGRQPRGRKGWGLLTYLLLHRTPTPRGQLAAMLFPDAGDPLGALRWHLSDLRRVLGPGSVLQGDPLILRLPPSSSCDADTATPWSADTPSAELLERLEFADCPGFDTWLTVERHRLRHFVETAAYERGLAALADGNTGSAVKFAAQAVSLDLLNGDFHALLVRALLAGGDRSGAREQAARCTRLFAEQLGLGMPAEVQQALAAPDVRISALPATGVAVRSYLEAAASCLAAGATASALAHLRVAGGLAERTGDRQLQAEALLALAGALIHGAGGRGAEVADLLHRVVSLSGPDGSPAVQAAAYRELGFLAVQRGFPASALRWLDRALATAAGLADETARVLGVRGMLATDTADYPAAADALGRSAGLSTGIHRQEVFAHAMLGRLYLLTGQHRTAAEELDASLVLLAREHWAAFRPLVEALRSEAYLLSGASSEAEEMADQAVALAEAIGDRCYLDAAFQAKARVLLAAGERAAAGEWIRRGLRPDPWYRWFRGRNLDLACTVALHSNPPLALGYARELSELSCRYGHDELTVRAYSFRAALGDSAVETAIPLMAARITNPRLRADLADLAHGTAHAGVEH; from the coding sequence ATGGCCGTGATTCAGGTGCGCCTCCTGGGGCAGCCGTCAATCGAGTGCCCGGCCGGTGACGGGAGGCAGCCCCGTGGTCGGAAGGGCTGGGGGCTGCTCACTTACCTGCTGCTGCACCGCACTCCCACACCGCGCGGCCAGCTCGCCGCGATGCTGTTCCCCGATGCCGGGGATCCACTCGGGGCCCTGCGCTGGCACCTGTCGGACCTGCGCCGCGTGCTGGGCCCCGGCTCGGTGCTGCAGGGCGATCCGCTGATTCTGCGGCTGCCGCCGTCATCGTCCTGCGACGCCGACACCGCCACACCCTGGTCAGCGGACACCCCGTCCGCCGAACTGCTCGAGCGGCTGGAGTTCGCTGACTGTCCCGGTTTCGATACCTGGCTGACCGTGGAACGCCACCGGCTGCGGCACTTCGTCGAAACAGCGGCCTACGAAAGGGGCTTGGCTGCCCTCGCCGACGGCAATACCGGAAGTGCCGTGAAGTTCGCCGCGCAGGCCGTCAGCCTGGACCTGCTCAACGGGGACTTCCACGCACTGCTTGTCCGCGCCCTCCTGGCCGGCGGGGACCGCAGCGGAGCCCGGGAGCAAGCCGCCCGGTGCACCCGCCTTTTTGCCGAACAACTTGGTCTGGGCATGCCCGCTGAAGTCCAGCAGGCACTGGCCGCCCCGGATGTCAGGATCAGCGCCCTGCCAGCCACCGGCGTCGCGGTCAGGTCCTACCTGGAAGCGGCCGCGTCCTGTCTCGCCGCCGGTGCCACCGCATCCGCACTGGCGCACCTGCGGGTGGCCGGCGGCCTGGCCGAACGGACCGGGGACCGCCAGCTGCAGGCCGAGGCGCTTCTGGCCCTCGCCGGCGCCCTGATCCACGGTGCCGGCGGCCGCGGCGCCGAGGTCGCCGACCTCCTGCACCGCGTGGTGTCACTCTCCGGGCCGGACGGCAGCCCTGCCGTGCAGGCGGCCGCGTACCGGGAACTGGGATTCCTCGCCGTGCAGCGCGGCTTTCCGGCGAGCGCGCTTCGCTGGCTGGACCGGGCGTTGGCGACGGCGGCGGGACTGGCGGACGAAACGGCCAGGGTATTGGGCGTCCGCGGCATGCTCGCCACCGATACCGCTGACTATCCCGCAGCCGCCGATGCGCTGGGCAGATCGGCGGGATTGAGCACCGGCATCCACCGGCAGGAGGTGTTTGCGCATGCCATGCTGGGCCGGCTGTACCTGCTCACGGGGCAGCACCGCACCGCCGCTGAGGAACTCGACGCATCCCTGGTGCTCCTGGCACGTGAGCACTGGGCCGCGTTCCGGCCGCTGGTGGAAGCCCTGCGAAGCGAGGCATACCTGCTTTCCGGTGCTTCTTCGGAGGCGGAGGAGATGGCCGACCAGGCGGTCGCGCTGGCCGAGGCGATCGGGGACCGCTGTTATCTGGACGCGGCGTTCCAAGCCAAGGCCCGGGTCCTGCTCGCTGCCGGCGAGCGGGCTGCCGCGGGAGAATGGATCCGCCGCGGGCTCCGCCCCGATCCTTGGTACCGCTGGTTCCGGGGACGGAACCTGGACCTTGCCTGCACTGTGGCGCTGCATTCGAATCCGCCGCTGGCACTCGGGTACGCACGGGAACTAAGTGAATTGTCCTGCCGCTACGGCCACGATGAACTCACTGTCCGGGCCTATTCTTTCCGGGCGGCGCTGGGGGACTCGGCCGTGGAAACGGCTATTCCGCTAATGGCCGCCCGGATCACCAATCCCCGGCTGCGGGCCGATCTGGCCGACCTTGCACACGGCACCGCACACGCCGGGGTCGAACACTGA
- a CDS encoding VOC family protein, whose product MQPWATGIAAVTMFVEDTAAAKYFYQDILGLPVIFEDEDSVVFKFGDVLVNLLVTTAAPELIAPAEVGGAGAGCRFQLTVPVRDVDALCENLVRRGVRLLNGPMDRPWGPRTASFQDPDGHIWELAQ is encoded by the coding sequence ATGCAGCCATGGGCCACAGGCATCGCCGCCGTCACGATGTTCGTCGAGGATACTGCCGCCGCGAAGTATTTCTACCAGGACATCCTTGGCCTTCCAGTGATCTTCGAAGACGAGGACTCGGTGGTTTTTAAGTTCGGCGACGTCCTCGTCAACCTTCTGGTGACGACGGCTGCGCCCGAGTTGATCGCTCCCGCTGAAGTGGGCGGCGCCGGAGCCGGTTGCCGCTTCCAGCTGACCGTTCCGGTCCGGGACGTCGACGCCCTGTGCGAGAACCTTGTCCGGCGCGGGGTGCGGCTGCTTAACGGGCCGATGGACCGGCCGTGGGGTCCCCGTACCGCCAGCTTCCAGGACCCGGACGGCCATATCTGGGAGCTCGCGCAATAG
- a CDS encoding YbhN family protein, with protein sequence MRRLGIVVLLVLIFEYVVLPQLVGTDNVLRSLVRLPLFVLVGAVCLEVGSWLSYSALTRVVLPGTSRPSYFTLVRIDLCDTAINHVVPGGGTTSAAARFRLLTLAGTPPQDALSAATIQVLGANLVLGALFGLGLLSMLGKVNTSRDYAAAGIVVLVLFAAVVALLTILDRHLQGAVRTARAVARAVPGLHEDSAERFVRTVADETRMFRAHPRRLLAGISLATLRWILDAACLWVLLAAFGHVLGPGELLVAYSLAGLVAMVPLTPGGVGLVEGLLVPTLAGFGTPSGIAVLGVLSWRIIQFWLPIPVGALAYLSLRFGVLRHGHRGRREIVLTGARGAAAQQAGTQDQMSSPRSVASAPPSV encoded by the coding sequence GTGCGTCGGCTGGGCATAGTGGTGCTGCTGGTGCTGATTTTTGAATACGTCGTCCTGCCGCAGCTGGTGGGCACCGACAATGTGCTCCGGTCATTGGTCCGCTTGCCGCTGTTCGTGCTCGTCGGGGCCGTGTGCCTGGAAGTGGGCTCCTGGCTCAGCTACAGCGCCCTGACACGGGTCGTGCTGCCCGGCACCTCGCGGCCCTCTTATTTCACGCTGGTACGGATCGACCTGTGCGACACCGCCATCAACCATGTGGTGCCGGGTGGGGGAACGACGTCGGCCGCAGCCCGGTTCCGGCTGCTGACCCTGGCCGGGACGCCGCCACAGGATGCGCTCAGCGCCGCCACCATCCAGGTTCTGGGTGCGAACCTGGTGCTCGGCGCCTTGTTCGGGCTGGGGTTGCTGTCCATGCTGGGGAAGGTGAATACGAGCCGCGACTACGCGGCCGCCGGGATAGTGGTGCTGGTGCTTTTCGCAGCGGTGGTGGCGCTGCTGACCATCCTGGACCGGCACCTGCAGGGGGCGGTGCGCACAGCGCGCGCGGTGGCGCGGGCGGTTCCGGGGCTCCATGAGGACTCCGCCGAGAGGTTTGTCCGGACGGTGGCAGATGAAACACGGATGTTCCGTGCCCACCCGCGCCGGCTGCTGGCCGGGATCTCACTGGCAACACTGCGGTGGATCCTCGATGCCGCCTGCCTGTGGGTGTTGCTGGCCGCGTTCGGCCACGTGCTGGGGCCGGGCGAGCTGCTGGTGGCTTATTCGCTGGCGGGGCTGGTGGCGATGGTTCCGCTGACCCCCGGTGGGGTGGGCCTGGTGGAAGGGCTGCTGGTGCCTACGCTGGCGGGCTTCGGAACGCCGTCGGGCATCGCGGTCCTGGGCGTCCTGTCGTGGCGGATCATCCAGTTTTGGCTGCCGATCCCGGTGGGGGCGCTGGCCTATCTGTCACTGCGATTTGGGGTGCTGCGCCACGGACACCGCGGACGCCGGGAGATAGTCCTCACCGGCGCCCGCGGTGCCGCGGCTCAGCAGGCGGGCACTCAGGACCAGATGTCGTCCCCGCGCAGCGTGGCGTCGGCGCCGCCGTCGGTGTAG
- a CDS encoding peptide deformylase, which yields MLEQELVPIVQLGHPALRRAALPFDGELDAVELEALVALMRRVMHAAPGVGLAAPQLGIPLQIAVLEDTYDVGTEAAAVRERVPLPFFTIINPRYEADGDETAEFYEGCLSFEGYQGVVRRPRSVVLDYTDAQSRQHMECFSGWQARIVQHETDHLYGTVYVDRMLPRSLCSNAEYTRRWASPDIDEARRVLGF from the coding sequence ATGCTCGAGCAGGAACTCGTGCCGATAGTCCAACTGGGGCACCCGGCCCTCCGCCGCGCTGCACTGCCATTCGACGGCGAACTCGATGCCGTTGAACTGGAGGCCCTCGTCGCGCTTATGCGCCGGGTCATGCACGCCGCACCCGGAGTCGGCCTGGCGGCACCGCAGCTGGGTATTCCCCTGCAGATCGCCGTGCTGGAGGACACCTACGACGTCGGAACCGAGGCTGCAGCGGTGCGCGAGCGGGTGCCCCTCCCCTTCTTTACGATCATCAACCCCCGCTACGAGGCCGACGGCGATGAGACGGCTGAGTTCTACGAGGGTTGCCTCTCCTTCGAGGGCTACCAGGGCGTAGTCCGCCGCCCGCGGTCAGTCGTGTTGGACTACACCGACGCGCAGTCCCGGCAGCACATGGAATGCTTCAGCGGCTGGCAGGCCCGGATAGTCCAGCATGAAACGGACCACCTCTACGGCACGGTGTACGTGGACCGTATGCTTCCCCGCTCGCTGTGCAGCAATGCCGAGTACACCCGCCGTTGGGCCTCGCCGGACATCGACGAGGCCCGGCGCGTACTCGGGTTCTAG
- a CDS encoding cytidine deaminase, which yields MPTSLPSSALPLTPADLALVDLARRTIDAATDAGPGEDGIHTMGAAVRTADGRMHGGVNLYHFTGGPCAELVALGAARAAGAGDPTCIVAVGNHGRGVQSPCGRDRQVLADYYPGIRVIVPTPDGPVSIPAADLLPLGFVPPAG from the coding sequence ATGCCCACTTCCCTTCCCTCATCGGCCCTGCCCCTCACTCCGGCGGACCTGGCTCTCGTGGACCTGGCGCGGCGGACCATCGACGCCGCCACCGACGCCGGGCCCGGCGAAGACGGTATTCACACCATGGGTGCGGCAGTCCGCACGGCCGACGGCCGCATGCACGGCGGCGTGAACCTCTATCACTTCACGGGCGGTCCCTGCGCCGAACTTGTCGCCCTGGGTGCGGCACGGGCGGCGGGAGCTGGCGATCCCACCTGCATCGTCGCCGTCGGCAACCATGGCCGCGGCGTTCAGAGCCCGTGCGGCCGGGACCGGCAGGTCCTGGCCGATTACTACCCCGGGATCCGCGTGATTGTGCCGACGCCGGACGGTCCGGTCAGCATACCGGCGGCAGACCTGCTGCCGCTGGGATTCGTCCCGCCGGCGGGATAA
- a CDS encoding YciI family protein yields MKYMFTMRATDEAVKASKDIPFEQIINQMGAYNESMINAGVMLGGEGLADISEGSGFVVDFAEDPPLITDGPYGETHELFNGFWIVQVGSREEAAEWARRCPLGPGSKLEVRRVTEASDFADFADNEYIQKEELWRKEEEKLNAENK; encoded by the coding sequence ATGAAGTACATGTTCACCATGCGGGCCACCGACGAGGCAGTGAAAGCCTCCAAGGACATCCCCTTCGAGCAGATCATCAACCAGATGGGCGCCTACAACGAATCCATGATCAACGCCGGCGTGATGCTGGGCGGTGAAGGCCTGGCGGATATCTCCGAGGGCAGCGGATTCGTGGTGGATTTTGCCGAGGATCCGCCGCTGATCACCGACGGGCCCTACGGGGAAACCCATGAGCTTTTCAACGGGTTCTGGATCGTGCAGGTGGGCTCCCGCGAGGAAGCCGCCGAGTGGGCCCGCCGCTGCCCGCTGGGTCCCGGATCAAAGCTGGAAGTGCGCCGCGTGACGGAAGCCTCCGATTTCGCCGACTTTGCGGACAACGAATACATCCAGAAGGAAGAGCTGTGGCGGAAGGAAGAAGAGAAGCTGAACGCGGAAAACAAGTAG
- a CDS encoding ABC transporter permease has translation MFLALRELRFARARFGLMGGVVALIAVLMVLLSGLSSGLVNDGVSGLKAMPATAFAFNEGTKTDNAFSRSVVDEHQAAVWAEQPGVAEAALMGTAMMNGTTGNGTQVDLALFGIEDGSFLAPTVGEGRSIAAPDEIVVSATAADEGLDIGDVVTLERIGVELTVVGYTDGQETFGHVDLAYLPLDTWQYLASGQSAPGAPTADTVSGVDFDTASTIALKAADGVEIDFAAGDEAAGTVTSTLAESFNASPGYSAETMTLEMIQIFLYAICALVVGAFFTVWTIQRKYELAVLRAVGASTGYLLRDGLLQAAIILVASTIVGILAGLAMGAGLGGTAMPFALEATPILTATVLTITLGLVGAALAIVRISRVDPLAALGGQR, from the coding sequence ATGTTCCTAGCGCTGCGCGAGTTGCGCTTTGCCCGGGCCAGGTTCGGATTGATGGGTGGCGTCGTCGCGCTCATTGCCGTACTTATGGTCCTGCTGTCCGGTCTGTCCTCCGGACTCGTTAACGACGGCGTGTCCGGCCTGAAGGCCATGCCGGCAACCGCCTTTGCCTTCAATGAAGGCACCAAAACCGACAATGCCTTCTCCCGCAGTGTGGTGGACGAGCACCAGGCTGCGGTGTGGGCCGAACAGCCCGGCGTCGCGGAGGCCGCCCTGATGGGCACCGCCATGATGAACGGCACCACCGGCAACGGCACCCAGGTGGACCTGGCGCTGTTCGGGATCGAGGACGGTTCCTTCCTGGCGCCGACGGTCGGTGAAGGCCGCAGCATTGCCGCCCCCGACGAGATCGTCGTTTCCGCCACCGCCGCCGACGAAGGCCTGGACATCGGCGACGTCGTCACCCTGGAACGGATCGGCGTCGAACTGACCGTCGTGGGCTACACCGATGGGCAGGAGACCTTCGGGCACGTTGACCTGGCCTACCTGCCGCTGGACACCTGGCAGTATCTGGCCAGCGGACAGAGTGCCCCCGGGGCGCCGACCGCTGATACCGTGTCCGGCGTCGACTTCGACACCGCCAGCACCATTGCCCTGAAGGCAGCCGACGGTGTGGAGATCGATTTCGCCGCCGGCGATGAAGCCGCCGGAACAGTTACCTCGACCCTGGCGGAATCCTTCAACGCCTCCCCCGGCTACTCCGCCGAAACCATGACCCTGGAAATGATCCAGATCTTCCTGTACGCCATCTGTGCCCTGGTGGTGGGCGCGTTCTTCACGGTCTGGACCATCCAGCGGAAGTATGAACTCGCGGTGCTGCGCGCTGTGGGCGCCTCCACCGGATACCTGCTGCGTGACGGGCTGCTCCAGGCGGCCATCATCCTGGTCGCCTCCACCATCGTCGGCATACTGGCCGGCCTCGCCATGGGTGCCGGACTGGGCGGTACGGCCATGCCCTTCGCCCTTGAGGCCACTCCCATCCTGACGGCCACGGTCCTGACGATCACCCTGGGTTTGGTGGGCGCCGCCCTGGCCATCGTCCGGATTTCCCGCGTAGATCCCCTGGCAGCCCTTGGAGGACAGAGATGA
- a CDS encoding DUF4193 domain-containing protein, with the protein MATDYDAPRVKEEDQPTDSLEGLKAQQRGGAMTAVIDVEESDAIDGFDLPGADLSGEELLIKVVPPQADEFTCMSCFLVRHRSQIAREKNGEAYCVDCEG; encoded by the coding sequence ATGGCTACCGATTACGATGCCCCGCGCGTCAAGGAAGAAGACCAGCCGACAGACTCCCTGGAGGGTCTGAAAGCTCAGCAGCGCGGCGGAGCGATGACAGCTGTCATCGATGTCGAAGAGTCAGATGCCATCGACGGGTTTGACCTTCCGGGAGCTGACCTTTCCGGCGAGGAACTCCTCATCAAGGTAGTTCCCCCGCAGGCTGACGAGTTCACCTGCATGTCCTGCTTCCTGGTCCGCCACCGTTCGCAGATTGCCCGCGAAAAGAACGGCGAGGCCTACTGCGTGGACTGCGAAGGCTAG
- a CDS encoding heme-binding protein: MVQQQQYTVLGRFPGFELRHYPAHLLAQVTVNSGFQGAGNAGFRYLYAYLSGRSSFPASYGQESSGWPASAQRAGPGLAMTAPVLMEPSPIPGAFCVAFVLPADLTASTAPVPEDPAVSIVPVPGQAAAAAAFTGRWSESNVQGHLAALQSAVTAEGFTVLGSPRFARFDPPFRPWFLRRNEVLQDVEGPGD; encoded by the coding sequence ATGGTCCAGCAGCAGCAGTACACGGTCCTGGGGCGGTTTCCCGGTTTTGAGCTGCGCCATTATCCGGCGCATCTGCTTGCCCAGGTCACCGTGAACTCAGGGTTCCAGGGCGCCGGGAACGCCGGTTTCCGGTACCTGTACGCCTATCTCAGCGGACGAAGCTCGTTCCCGGCGTCGTACGGTCAGGAGTCGAGCGGCTGGCCGGCTTCCGCCCAACGGGCAGGTCCGGGCCTGGCCATGACCGCACCGGTCCTGATGGAACCCAGCCCGATACCGGGCGCATTCTGCGTGGCCTTCGTGCTGCCCGCGGATCTGACCGCTTCGACCGCACCCGTTCCGGAGGATCCAGCCGTCAGTATTGTTCCGGTGCCCGGGCAGGCCGCCGCCGCGGCGGCGTTTACGGGGCGTTGGAGCGAGTCTAATGTGCAGGGCCACCTCGCGGCCCTGCAGTCGGCGGTGACTGCCGAGGGGTTCACGGTCCTGGGCAGCCCGCGGTTTGCGCGCTTCGATCCGCCGTTCCGGCCCTGGTTCCTGCGCCGCAACGAAGTTCTTCAGGACGTTGAAGGCCCGGGGGACTGA